A DNA window from Gammaproteobacteria bacterium contains the following coding sequences:
- a CDS encoding PA2169 family four-helix-bundle protein, with amino-acid sequence MNNAEIISTLNNLIETCKDGEQGFLDCAEQVSDAGLKSKLKERAQRCANGVRELQDQVKQLGEEPETSSSTTGRMHRGWVNFKATITAQSDKSILEEVERGEDIALKSYRKALDADLPAEIHAIVERQYQGVEQNYREVRELREHATSPRSPR; translated from the coding sequence ATGAATAACGCCGAGATTATTTCAACGCTGAACAATCTGATCGAAACCTGCAAAGACGGTGAGCAGGGGTTTCTGGATTGTGCGGAGCAGGTAAGCGATGCCGGCTTGAAGTCGAAACTGAAGGAGCGTGCCCAACGATGCGCCAATGGCGTACGTGAACTACAGGACCAGGTGAAGCAACTGGGTGAAGAACCCGAAACCAGCAGCAGCACGACCGGCAGAATGCATCGCGGCTGGGTGAATTTCAAAGCCACGATTACGGCGCAGAGCGATAAATCCATACTGGAAGAAGTCGAGCGCGGCGAGGATATAGCCCTGAAATCTTACCGTAAAGCGCTTGACGCAGACTTGCCAGCCGAAATTCACGCGATCGTCGAGCGCCAGTATCAAGGTGTCGAGCAGAACTATCGGGAAGTGCGTGAACTGCGGGAACATGCGACCAGTCCGCGTTCGCCCCGGTGA
- a CDS encoding IS256 family transposase, with amino-acid sequence LHSQVRKSIRNKGHFPSDEAAVKLIWLALRYITAKWKNPPIAWHAAKAQLAIQFEDRFIISD; translated from the coding sequence CTACACAGTCAGGTGCGCAAGAGCATTCGCAACAAAGGGCATTTCCCCAGCGATGAGGCCGCAGTTAAACTGATCTGGCTGGCGTTGCGCTACATCACCGCGAAGTGGAAGAATCCACCCATCGCCTGGCATGCGGCCAAGGCACAACTGGCGATTCAGTTCGAGGATCGATTCATTATCAGTGATTGA